From the Carassius carassius chromosome 45, fCarCar2.1, whole genome shotgun sequence genome, one window contains:
- the LOC132127417 gene encoding uncharacterized protein LOC132127417, whose amino-acid sequence MDGVRVKGVMVHARDILNNDMVVSFINLPVYLEDEKILAKLHEWGVRPLSPIKRRVWPGTDIVDGTRFLKVRFTEQVCSLPYSTKFETLRGTEFFRVIHDRQIRVCRLCIKPGHIIRECPELKCFKCNGGGHYARDCEEWMGLERERVDVQEYGKKRNSVLTEEQEEETTDVVSGGEKDGAEDSERRSKMEWRDRAESFSEADDGEEEEEMEQSEEIEEEEETDESNVKERGKQEENKNTAQKVIESRGGEKGDREKKDGLKTKIKRLSAKRKSEIDGEQVEQIKEPRAGM is encoded by the coding sequence ATGGATGGAGTGAGAGTGAAAGGAGTGATGGTGCATGCCAGGGATATACTGAATAACGATATGGTGGTGTCCTTTATCAATTTGCCTGTGTACTTAGAGGATGAGAAGATACTCGCCAAGCTACATGAGTGGGGAGTACGACCACTTTCACCAATCAAACGCCGGGTGTGGCCTGGAACGGATATAGTTGATGGGACACGTTTCTTAAAAGTGCGCTTCACAGAACAGGTATGTTCACTACCATACTCCACAAAGTTTGAGACTCTGAGAGGCACCGAATTTTTTCGTGTCATCCATGATAGACAAATACGTGTTTGCAGACTCTGTATCAAGCCAGGGCACATAATTAGAGAGTGCCCTGAATTAAAGTGCTTCAAGTGCAATGGTGGAGGCCATTATGCAAGAGATTGTGAAGAATGGATgggattagagagagagagagtggatgtTCAAGAATATGGTAAAAAGAGGAACAGTGTTCTGACAGAGGAGCAAGAGGAGGAAACAACTGATGTGGTGAGCGGTGGAGAGAAAGACGGAGCTGAAGATAGCGAAAGAAGAAGCAAAATGGAATGGCGGGACAGAGCTGAAAGTTTCAGTGAAGCGGATgatggggaggaggaggaggagatggaGCAGTCGGAAGAGATcgaagaagaggaggagacagATGAAAGTAATGTGAAAGAAAGAGGTAAAcaagaggaaaataaaaatactgcacaGAAAGTGATAGAAAGCAGAGGTGGAGAAAAGGGAGACCGAGAAAAGAAAGATGGATTGAAAACAAAGATTAAAAGACTGAGTGCAAAGAGGAAGTCTGAGATCGACGGAGAACAGGTTGAGCAGATAAAAGAACCGCGAGCGggtatgtaa